A window of Acropora muricata isolate sample 2 chromosome 3, ASM3666990v1, whole genome shotgun sequence contains these coding sequences:
- the LOC136911408 gene encoding uncharacterized protein, protein MVFDIVKRTTFKSIAVVISPLTSLMQDQVKFLKSIGVTAEFIGEDQQDDAAKTAVERGDCQIVFGSPELFLSSDRWRKMLSSKVYEERLCLVAVDEAHCISHWGYAAKKGERAFRKWFSRINEIRSIIKKVPVIALTATATTETRLQTVRTLEMKSPALIVDIPNRQNISYGVQVITPNPSVTFAKMVSDLKVQKTAYERTIIYCPTIKLTTHLYGFFQAELRENIYADEVHDPKKRIVEMFHSRSDELNKEEILKSMGESNGCIRVLIATIAYGMGIDCKDVKTVIHYGPSYNCETYLQESGRAGRRGQDQCKSVILYSNIMTKHCHESMVTYLKQNDKCRRKVLLEKFDVDVSKLPAYEYPHRCCDICQQQCKCDGDTCNFVFFNLECSPTALVETESNKRTVTEDQMTLLNSKLNYLKRALNQQFLQSAKKSNAPMFTPAKLFCGFGDNQIKRIMQHCSHMFSASDVYKYVDIWHPTVASEVLFTISTIFEDVDISHLDMEESEDTQEYYFDIFDAIFDFDVEDSLMAAIPLELLSVDEDTMDSDMEDSN, encoded by the exons ATGGTTTTTGACATCGTCAAGAGGACAACTTTCAAATCCATTGCTGTTGTTATCTCACCTCTGACTTCTCTAATGCAAGATCAAGTGAAATTTCTTAAGTCAATTGGAGTTACTGCTGAGTTTATCGGTGAAGATCAACAGGACGACGCGGCCAAAACGGCGGTTGAACGGGGCGACTGTCAGATCGTGTTTGGATCTCCGGAGTTATTTTTAAGTTCCGATCGATGGAGAAAGATGTTATCGAGTAAGGTGTACGAAGAGAGATTGTGCCTTGTTGCTGTAGATGAAGCGCACTGTATTTCGCATTG GGGCTATGCAGCTAAAAAAGGAGAAAGGGCATTTAGGAAATGGTTTTCTCGTATAAACGAGATCCGATCAATCATCAAAAAGGTACCAGTGATAGCCCTCACTGCAACTGCCACAACTGAAACAAGACTTCAGACTGTGAGAACATTGGAAATGAAGAGTCCAGCTTTGATTGTTGACATCCCCAACAGACAGAACATCTCCTATGGTGTGCAAGTTATCACTCCCAACCCTTCTGTGACATTTGCAAAAATGGTGAGTGACTTGAAAGTTCAAAAGACTGCGTATGAACGAACCATAATATACTGTCCCACAATAAAACTTACAACCCACTTGTATGGCTTTTTTCAAGCCGAACTAAGGGAAAACATTTATGCAGATGAAGTTCATGATCCAAAGAAAAGAATCGTGGAAATGTTCCACAGCAGAAGTGATGAACTTAATAAAGAGGAGATACTGAAGTCCATGGGAGAGAGCAATGGTTGTATACGTGTACTTATTGCAACAATTGCCTATGGGATGGGTATCGATTGCAAGGATGTAAAAACTGTGATTCATTATGGCCCATCATACAATTGTGAGACATACCTACAAGAAAGTGGTCGAGCCGGACGGAGAGGTCAAGACCAGTGCAAATCAGTTATTTTGTACTCAAATATAATGACAAAACATTGCCACGAAAGCATGGTTAcctatttaaaacaaaatgacaagtGCAGAAGAAAAGTTCTTTTGGAGAAGTTTGATGTGGATGTCTCAAAATTGCCCGCCTATGAATATCCACACCGTTGTTGTGATATTTGCCAACAGCAATGCAAATGTGATGGTGATACATgcaattttgtgttttttaatttggaaTGTTCTCCTACTGCTTTGGTTGAAACTGAAAGTAACAAGAGAACTGTCACTGAGGACCAAATGACACTACTCAATTCAAAACTCAACTATCTAAAGAGAGCATTGAATCAGCAGTTTCTGCAGTCAGCCAAGAAAAGCAATGCACCTATGTTTACTCCAGCAAAGCTTTTTTGTGGATTTGGAGACAATCAAATAAAGCGGATTATGCAACATTGCTCGCACATGTTTTCAGCCAGTGATGTGTATAAATATGTTGACATTTGGCATCCCACTGTGGCCTCAGAAGTTTTGTTCACTATAAGTACAATTTTTGAAGATGTTGACATAAGCCATTTGGATATGGAGGAATCAGAGGACACCCAGGAATActattttgacatttttgatGCCATTTTTGACTTTGATGTGGAAGACTCACTTATGGCAGCTATTCCTTTGGAACTCTTATCTGTTGATGAAGATACTATGGATTCAGACATGGAAGATTCTAATTAA
- the LOC136912113 gene encoding uncharacterized protein, with amino-acid sequence MESPNLKEAIKGRICSDISKECKRLCSKADPSLLRGMTKEAMVNFSWQAVGKYLQTKAPLFLRCILAAADPANGTATTYDAVRHPGVYTAAAILLKKRDKAISLIPYVISTILKVGKTSKTALVRLNHLGITMSPKSINKALDIIGEDYDLKLHEWKDGISSHMVQKEDAVEEKRRLELRKEELNEQLLLGDDVHNQFNQIQAAVSDKDQKILQIEEERPSSFNIVLDNIDLKVLASDMTSDNQNKDYHWCNHNAHLDRVNPLHLENDVPTADL; translated from the exons ATGGAAAGTCCGAACCTGAAAGAAGCTATTAAGGGCAGGATATGCAGTGATATTTCAAAGGAATGTAAACGGTTGTGCTCGAAGGCTGACCCATCGCTACTTAGGGGCATGACAAAAGAAGCAATGGTCAACTTTTCGTGGCAAGCCGTCGGAAAATACCTGCAGACCAAAGCCCCTCTTTTCCTGCGATGCATTTTGGCTGCTGCAGATCCAGCTAATGGCACTGCCACTACCTATGATGCTGTCAGGCACCCTGGTGTTTACACGGCTGCAGCGATTTTGCTGAAGAAACGCGATAAAGCGATCAGTTTAATTCCTTACGTGATCAGCACCATCCTAAAAGTTGGTAAAACGTCGAAAACG GCCCTTGTTAGATTAAATCATCTTGGGATTACTATGTCTCCAAAAAGCATCAATAAAGCCCTTGATATAATTGGAGAAGATTATGATCTCAAGCTACATGAATGGAAGGACGGCATATCAAGCCACATGGTGCAAAAAGAGGACGCAGTGGAAGAAAAGCGGAGGCTGGAATTAAGAAAAGAGGAACTTAATGAGCAGTTACTTTTGGGGGACGATGTCCACAATCAGTTTAACCAAATTCAAGCTGCAGTATCTGATAAAGACCAAAAAATTCTGCAAATTGAAGAAGAACGGCCAAGCAGTTTTAATATTGTGTTGGACAACATTGATTTAAAAGTTCTGGCCTCAGATATGACATCTGATAACCAGAATAAAGATTATCATTGGTGTAATCATAATGCCCATCTCGACAGGGTGAATCCACTGCATCTTGAAAATGATGTGCCAACAGCAGATTTGTAA